ATATCATTAAGCGCGTGCTCTTTTCCATCTTTATCTTTGAGTGTGAAATTCTTTGCTTTCATGAAAAATATAAGAAGAAACAGGGTTTAAAAATATTTATCCAAAAAGCACGAAACAAAAAAAACAGGGGAGCGTAACAAATACTACAACGAACCTAACAAGTATACGTTTTAGGCTACTAAGAGCCTATTTTTATTCTTTTTTGTTGCAAATCCTTATAAATACCCTCAAAACACCCCCTCCAAAAACAAAGAAGGTGTTTATGCACATGGCCGAACAAGAAATCTCCCAAGAAGAACTTCTTTATGTTGTAAACGACAAAATTGATGCCCTCATCGAACTACTCATTGAGAAAAACGTGATCTCTGAAGACGAATACGCAAAAAAACTTGATTCGCTCTACGAAGAAAGTGAAGAAGAATCAGACGTCGATGAGGAAGATGAAGAAGAATCAGATGACAGCATCGACGAGGAGAATTATTGGAATCCTGACTGGGAATACGCAGATGAAGAAGAAACCGAAACAGAGGAAGACTACTCTGACGTATTTCCTGACGAGGCAGAAGAGACTCCCTTTGACTAATGGAAGCTCTTTCTATTTCAGCTCTTGAGAAATCCTATGGATCTTTCAAGGCAGTCAAAGGCATTAGTTTTTCCATAGAGAAAGGAGAGTTCTTTGCACTTCTTGGCCCCAATGGCGCAGGAAAAACGACCACGATAAACATTCTTTGCGGTCTTGCTAACATTGGTTCAGGGACAGTAAAAGTTTTTGGAAAAGATCTTCTCAAAGACTATCAAGAAGTGCGAGCACTTATTGGACTTGTTCCTCAAGAATTTAATTTTGATCAGTTCATTAAACTTGAAGACATGCTTGTGTTCCAAGCAGGATTTTTTAACATCCCTCGTAAAGAAGCAAAAAAAAGAGCTGAAAAACTCATGAAACAACTGGGCATTTATGAAAAAAGACATGCTCAACTACGCATGCTCTCAGGAGGTATGAAACGTAGAGCCATTATTGCTCGCGCACTCATGCACAAACCACGTTTGCTTATCCTTGATGAGCCAACAGCAGGAGTTGATGTAGAACTTAGGCACGAACTTTGGGAGTTTATTCAAGAAATCAATAAGAAAGGCGTTACCATTCTTCTCACCACCCACTACATTGAGGAAGCGCAGCAACTTTGTAAAAGAGTAGCAATCATGAACCATGGAAAAATTGTGGCTCTTGACACGACAAAAAATCTTCTTAATAGGCTTAAAGGAGAAGAAATCCATATCACACTTGAAAGAAAAATCAAACTGCCTAAGAAATTTGAAAAATACAACCCAACAATGAAAGACAAAACATTAATCTTTACTATTCATGAAACGAATTACCGTGAACTGCTCAAAGACCTCTCTACACTGCCAGTGCAACACCTCGAAACAAAAGAGAAGAAATTAGAAGACGTCTTCTTGGAGCTTACAAGATGAAAATGAATTGGATTGCTCTTTTTACACTTATAAGACGTGAGGTCCACAGATCTCTTCGTCTCTACAAGCAAACCATTCTTCCACCTATGCTCACAGCAACACTGTACATCCTTATTTTTGGATTTTCAGTAGGTTCACGTATCGGCGAAATGGGCGGTTTTAGTTATCTTCAATTCATACTTCCAGGTCTTATCATGATGGGCGTTATTACCAGCTCATATATGTCTGTTGTTTCCTCTCTTTTCCTCTCCAAATTCCAAGGAAACATACAAGAAATACTGGTAAGTCCTATGAGTTACCTTGAAATGGTCTTAGGATACATCTCAGGAGGAGTTGCACGCGGACTCATCGTGGGCCTTGGCATCACACTCGTCTCAGCAATCTTTGCAAACATACCCGTAGTAAACCCCCTTGTTAGTATCTCTTTTGCATTTATTATCAGCATTCTCTTCAGCTCACTTGGGTACATCACTGCCTTGTGGGCTAAGAATTTTGATCAAATGGGGATGTTCTCAACATTTCTCATAACCCCCCTTATCTATGTTGGAGGTGTGTTCTACTCTATTGACCTCCTACCACCACTCTTCCAATCACTTAGCAAAATTAACCCTATTTTGTACATGGTAAATGGTTTTAGATATGGTTTCTTAGGGGTTAGTGATGTGAACATTCTCTTTTCAAGTGCTTTAATTATCATCCTCGCTTTTCTCTCTATTCTGCTTTGTATTAATCTTACAAAGAAGGGTTGGAACTTACGCGCATAAGTACATACAGAATACTTTTATACTCCCAAACTCTTCTCATGCTTGATGCTCTCCAGAAAATTTCTTAGTAGCCTGCAAGCCCTTCACAACGCGTATACAGTTATTGAAAAAGAGAATATTGATCTTAAAAATCCTCAACTCTCAAACGATCTTAGCTACTCCGCGCAAAAAATAAGTAGCGTTGTACGACAAATAGATCCGCGCATAAAACTTCTTCGTAAACATTTTTCAGAAGTGGAAGAACGTCACAACAGTCCTGAAAATGAAGAATCGCTCTTGCAGATACGAACGCTTCTTAGTAAGCTTGAGCGTGAAAAAACAAATCCTTCGGAGTGTAAAAAAATTATTGATGCCATAGCTGAACACACAAGCGAACTTAAAACTTCTCAAACCACCACCACTATCAACGCCCCTCTTAATAACATTCCTTTGGAGATTCGCTCAGAAATCTCTGCAGATATTGAAGAATTACAAAGAACATTTAATGCGAAGTGTTATCGCTCCTGCGTAATTCTTTGTGGTCGCATACTAGAAGTTGCACTTCACAGAAAGTATTATGAAGAGACCAACCACGACATTCTTGAAAAGAGTCCCGGTATTGGTTTAGGAACACTTCTTGCAAAAATGCGTGAAAAAGAAATTTTCTTTGATCCAGGACTTATGAATCAAATTCACCTTATCAACATGACGCGTATTTTCTGTGTTCACAAAAAACAAGAGGCATTCTCACCAAGCAAAGCACAAGCACAAGCAATTATTATTTACACCATGGATGTGCTCAGAAGATTATTTGAGTAACTTTTAGGTACTTATTTGAATGAGAGTGGCCTACAATAAACCCGCTGAAGTAATAAAGTAGCTAAATTAATAAAGTACGATCCCTCTTCTTCACTTCATGAATCTCCCAGAACGCATAGACAAAGAAGTGCTGAGTATGTTTGATGTATTCAGGGAAGTTGTTGGAGAACAGCTCCTAGACTTTAAAGACTTCACGCCGTTTACATACTCCGAGGAAGAACCCCGAAGATACACGGGGAGTTGTAGTGTTCGTGTCCTCGTACGTGGTCTTGATGTGGGCGAGATGAAAATCATTGCATTTCAAGCAAATGAAGGGACTGGAAAGAAAGGACACTTCCTCCACTACGGAAATCCACCGCATCTTTACGACCTCCCGAATAATGAAGTACAGCTTCCAAAAGGGCGGCATCCCAAAAACTGCTATAACGAGTTCTTTTTCCCCTTTGGGACACTAGATAAAGACTCTGAACGCTTTGTTCGAGGCGTGGTCTGTCTTGAGGAGATTTGTCTTGAACCTGTTGAGAACGAGCTCTATGTTGCAGTTCATCAGGTGATGGACCCCTTACAATTCAAGAGAGGAATGGGCTCTTCAGAAGAAATTCCGCTTGTGATCAGCAGAACTGCCTGGCACAAAGACAACAGAACGCACCCATCAGCCACACCATACAGTGTTGCCAACAAACATGCCATGCTCTACAATGCTAAAAGCATAGGAGACAATTATGTTCAAATAGCAGGTTTCCTTCCTGTGTCGATCACGGTATCTCAACACAGACATGCTTTGCGAGAATTTTGCAAACAAACAGGAGATATTAAGCCACCTTTCAAGTTTAAAGGTGTGCAAATGGTGATATGAGCGTGCACGCGTTACAGTTCAGATCTTGTGCTCTTAAGATTGACGAGACACTCATACTTTGTGATGTTCATCTGGGTTATGAGAAAAGCCTTCAAAGAGTACAACTACCTCTTTTTCAATTTGAGGATATTATCGCTCAGCTTCAAGAAGTACTACGCAACGACCATTTTAAACGCATCATTATCAATGGAGATCTTAAAGATGAATTTTCTCGCATTTCAAACCAGGAGTGGCGCCACGTCACTCAGTTCCTTGAACTTTGCAAAGAACATTGTGATGACATTATTGTAATTAAGGGTAACCATGATACCCTTTTAAATCCGATAATAAGAAAATTTAAGATAACCTTTGTTGATACATACCAATTTGATGATGTTTTCGTGTGTCATGGAGATAAAAAAATACCTCTTCCTGATGAGTGCAAGGTGGTGATCATCGGACATGAGCATCCTGCAATCACTCTTCGCGAAGGTGTGCGCACTGAGAAATACAAATGCTTCCTCGTGGGAAATTATGAGGGAAAACAACTCATCGTACTTCCCGCATTCTACTCTGCGCATCAAGGATCTGATATCACCTCTGCAAAAAGGCTCTCGCCGTTTCTTCCAAAAAATCTAGATTCCTTTGAAGTATTCGTGGTTGGTGATACCGTATACCCTTTTGGAAAAGTAAAAAATATTCCTCAGTAAGAAAAAAAAGAAAAAAATAAGAAGAGCTGCGAATAAAAAAGAAGATTGAAGAACGCAGACGAGAAGAAGACTCCCATCTACCTGCGAACGAAGTGCAAGCACAAATCCTGGCACATGCAAAAGACATCTTTTTTATAGTTGTTCTTTTTTTGTCTCTTACATGTCAATTACGATCCTTGTTAATGGTATCCTCAATAATATGAATGATGAGAAAGAACTTTCCCCTCAGGTAGCACAAGTTATAACCAAGGTATATCAGAATAAAAATCTACGACTTAGCGAGTATTCCTTGAATCTGCACGAGATTCCAGGAGGTTTTCTTAACCCTCTTCCCAATGTTGATCCTACATTTACGTTGCGTATTGTTCCAAAGACGAATTGGAATACTGTTTTAGAACTTATGAAAAAGAGTAGAACTAGTTTTTGGGAGCAAAAGGGTTCAAGAGTTTATGCGCTTGACTTTCTAGGAGATGAAGATC
The Candidatus Woesearchaeota archaeon DNA segment above includes these coding regions:
- a CDS encoding ABC transporter ATP-binding protein, translating into MEALSISALEKSYGSFKAVKGISFSIEKGEFFALLGPNGAGKTTTINILCGLANIGSGTVKVFGKDLLKDYQEVRALIGLVPQEFNFDQFIKLEDMLVFQAGFFNIPRKEAKKRAEKLMKQLGIYEKRHAQLRMLSGGMKRRAIIARALMHKPRLLILDEPTAGVDVELRHELWEFIQEINKKGVTILLTTHYIEEAQQLCKRVAIMNHGKIVALDTTKNLLNRLKGEEIHITLERKIKLPKKFEKYNPTMKDKTLIFTIHETNYRELLKDLSTLPVQHLETKEKKLEDVFLELTR
- a CDS encoding ABC transporter permease codes for the protein MNWIALFTLIRREVHRSLRLYKQTILPPMLTATLYILIFGFSVGSRIGEMGGFSYLQFILPGLIMMGVITSSYMSVVSSLFLSKFQGNIQEILVSPMSYLEMVLGYISGGVARGLIVGLGITLVSAIFANIPVVNPLVSISFAFIISILFSSLGYITALWAKNFDQMGMFSTFLITPLIYVGGVFYSIDLLPPLFQSLSKINPILYMVNGFRYGFLGVSDVNILFSSALIIILAFLSILLCINLTKKGWNLRA
- a CDS encoding metallophosphoesterase codes for the protein MSVHALQFRSCALKIDETLILCDVHLGYEKSLQRVQLPLFQFEDIIAQLQEVLRNDHFKRIIINGDLKDEFSRISNQEWRHVTQFLELCKEHCDDIIVIKGNHDTLLNPIIRKFKITFVDTYQFDDVFVCHGDKKIPLPDECKVVIIGHEHPAITLREGVRTEKYKCFLVGNYEGKQLIVLPAFYSAHQGSDITSAKRLSPFLPKNLDSFEVFVVGDTVYPFGKVKNIPQ